One Bradyrhizobium manausense DNA segment encodes these proteins:
- a CDS encoding PLP-dependent aminotransferase family protein: MPVAESVISTLIDLNRAGDEGLVAQLTGQLRGLIAAGRLAKGRELPSSRQLASDLGVSRNTVTYAFEQLAAEGYLEASHGRRPVVMVDGGGRVRGTIAAASGVRSARRQLSPWASQLTQTDWPMSYQARLKPLRPGHGDAREFPNEVWARCLRRSAVRAGTRELGPVNRTRLREALAHYLATSRGVRATADQIMILPSAQAALTLIAAVLVVPGDEVCVEDPGYPGAAAAFRASGAHVTGMRLDEQGMQQMPETAAPKLVFMTPSHQHPTGRLMSLARRTEFLRSSRPGKTWIVEDDYDGEFHYDSRPVPALQGLDAHGRVFYVGTFSKAMTSDIRLGYLVAPPALVGTLEIAQRHIGLIASSHIQEALAEFIADGHFLAHLRRVRRLYHARRDHLVEGLERHLGEVLSAEVPSGGIQLVARLKRGRADQAAVKRLVEAGVETRALSSLALGKPRDHGLLLGFAAWREGEISAAVRTMASCF; the protein is encoded by the coding sequence GTGCCAGTCGCGGAAAGTGTGATCTCGACACTGATCGACCTGAATCGCGCCGGTGACGAAGGGCTGGTGGCACAGCTGACGGGTCAGCTCAGGGGCCTGATCGCGGCCGGACGTCTCGCCAAGGGCCGCGAACTGCCGTCGAGCCGTCAGCTTGCGAGCGATCTCGGTGTCTCGCGCAACACCGTCACCTACGCGTTCGAGCAACTCGCCGCCGAAGGATATCTCGAGGCGTCGCATGGTCGTCGTCCCGTGGTGATGGTCGACGGTGGCGGGCGGGTGAGAGGAACCATCGCTGCAGCTTCAGGCGTCCGCTCGGCGAGGCGGCAGCTCTCGCCCTGGGCTTCACAGCTCACGCAAACCGACTGGCCGATGTCCTATCAGGCTCGACTGAAGCCGTTGCGTCCCGGCCACGGGGATGCGCGGGAGTTTCCGAACGAGGTGTGGGCACGCTGCCTGCGCCGTAGCGCCGTGCGTGCTGGCACACGTGAGCTTGGTCCGGTCAACCGCACACGCCTGCGCGAGGCGCTGGCGCATTATCTCGCGACCAGCAGGGGCGTTCGGGCCACGGCAGACCAGATCATGATCCTGCCGAGCGCGCAGGCCGCACTGACCCTGATCGCGGCTGTTCTCGTCGTGCCTGGCGACGAGGTCTGTGTCGAAGACCCCGGCTATCCCGGCGCCGCGGCGGCCTTCCGTGCATCCGGCGCGCATGTCACCGGCATGAGGCTGGATGAGCAGGGCATGCAGCAGATGCCGGAAACGGCCGCGCCAAAACTCGTCTTCATGACGCCATCGCATCAGCACCCGACTGGACGGCTGATGTCGCTGGCTCGCCGCACCGAGTTTCTGAGGTCAAGCAGGCCCGGCAAGACCTGGATTGTAGAGGACGACTATGACGGTGAATTCCACTACGACAGCCGGCCGGTGCCGGCTCTGCAGGGGCTCGATGCCCATGGCCGCGTGTTCTATGTGGGGACGTTCTCAAAGGCGATGACATCGGATATCCGGCTCGGCTATCTCGTCGCGCCGCCCGCGCTGGTCGGAACCCTGGAGATTGCGCAGCGGCATATCGGGTTGATCGCCTCCAGCCACATCCAGGAAGCCTTGGCCGAGTTCATCGCCGACGGGCATTTCCTGGCGCACCTGCGCCGGGTGCGCCGGCTCTATCACGCGCGTCGCGATCATCTTGTCGAGGGACTGGAGCGTCACCTCGGTGAGGTGCTCTCGGCCGAAGTGCCATCGGGCGGCATCCAGCTCGTTGCCCGGCTCAAGCGCGGCCGGGCCGATCAGGCGGCGGTGAAGCGGTTGGTCGAAGCAGGCGTCGAAACGCGGGCCTTGTCGAGCCTGGCGCTCGGCAAGCCACGCGATCACGGCTTGCTGCTCGGCTTTGCGGCCTGGCGCGAGGGCGAGATCAGCGCGGCGGTGCGAACGATGGCGTCGTGCTTTTAG
- a CDS encoding bifunctional alpha/beta hydrolase/OsmC family protein, translated as MPTERFQFNGEGGHQLAAALELPDGEPAAYALFAHCFTCGKDTLAAKRISVALAAKGIAVLRFDFTGLGSSEGDFANSTFSSNVADLVRAADHLRDVRKAPSILIGHSLGGAATLAAAGKIPEAKAVVTIAAPSDPAHVTGLFSEHLDDIRKQGEVEVSLAGRPFRIKREFLDDIVEHELMKDVTGLHKALLVMQSPVDDTVGIDNATRIFVAAKHPKSFVSLDHADHLLTKPADALYAADVIAAWASRYIDTARPAKVADLPEEPRRVVVQETRKSKFNQIITVGPHHLVADEPVAAGGEDAGPGPYDFLLAGLGACTSMTMRLYADRKSLPMDRVTVTLKHSKIYAKDCAECETRDGMLDQIERDIAIDGALDAEQRKKLMEIADKCPVHRTLTSEIRIVTKAVD; from the coding sequence ATGCCGACGGAACGCTTTCAATTCAACGGCGAAGGCGGTCACCAGCTCGCAGCCGCATTGGAATTGCCCGACGGCGAGCCAGCTGCCTACGCGCTGTTCGCGCATTGCTTCACCTGCGGCAAGGACACGCTGGCAGCAAAGCGCATCTCGGTCGCGCTCGCCGCCAAGGGCATCGCGGTGCTGCGCTTCGATTTCACCGGGCTCGGCTCCAGCGAAGGCGATTTCGCCAATTCGACGTTCTCGTCGAACGTCGCAGATCTCGTGCGCGCCGCCGATCATCTGCGCGATGTCCGGAAGGCGCCGTCGATCCTGATCGGTCATAGTCTTGGTGGTGCGGCGACCCTAGCGGCCGCCGGAAAGATTCCGGAAGCCAAGGCGGTCGTGACCATCGCCGCACCGTCCGATCCCGCGCATGTCACCGGCCTGTTCAGCGAGCATCTTGACGACATCCGCAAGCAGGGGGAAGTCGAAGTCTCGCTCGCGGGTCGGCCGTTCCGGATCAAGCGCGAATTTCTCGATGACATCGTCGAGCATGAGCTGATGAAGGATGTCACCGGCCTGCACAAGGCGCTGCTGGTGATGCAGTCCCCCGTCGACGACACCGTCGGCATCGACAATGCAACCAGGATCTTCGTTGCGGCGAAGCACCCCAAGAGCTTCGTCTCGCTCGACCACGCCGATCATCTGCTGACGAAACCGGCCGACGCGCTTTATGCGGCAGACGTGATCGCGGCCTGGGCCAGCCGCTATATCGACACGGCGAGACCTGCGAAGGTGGCGGACCTTCCCGAAGAGCCGCGCAGGGTCGTGGTGCAGGAGACCCGCAAGAGCAAGTTCAACCAGATCATCACGGTCGGGCCGCATCATCTCGTTGCGGACGAACCGGTCGCCGCCGGCGGTGAGGATGCAGGCCCCGGACCCTATGATTTCCTGCTTGCCGGTCTCGGCGCTTGTACCTCCATGACCATGCGCCTCTATGCCGACCGCAAATCGCTGCCGATGGACCGCGTCACCGTCACGCTGAAGCATTCCAAGATTTACGCCAAGGACTGCGCCGAGTGCGAGACGCGGGACGGGATGCTCGACCAGATCGAGCGTGACATCGCAATCGACGGCGCGCTCGATGCCGAGCAGCGCAAGAAGCTGATGGAGATCGCCGACAAGTGTCCGGTGCACCGGACGCTGACTTCGGAGATCCGCATCGTCACGAAGGCCGTAGACTAG
- a CDS encoding sulfite oxidase-like oxidoreductase, translated as MADETPSDSKLTRTKEKWAREGRFLTGKITRQGDQRLPPGQHLTQDWPVLDLGVVPPVSRERWRLDVYGAIEHPVFWTFAEFAAQKQDQFTSDIHCVTTWSRYDNQWEGLATRELLAACQPREDARFVTLHSFDGYTTNLALEDFAAEDALLAHSWSGQPLSDEHGGPVRLVVPHLYFWKSAKWLQAIEFLTDDAPGFWEVRGYHNRGDPWAEQRYSGD; from the coding sequence ATGGCCGACGAAACGCCGTCCGACAGCAAGCTGACGCGCACCAAAGAGAAATGGGCCCGCGAGGGCCGTTTCCTCACCGGCAAGATCACGCGCCAGGGGGATCAGCGCCTGCCGCCCGGCCAGCATCTCACCCAGGACTGGCCGGTGCTCGACCTCGGAGTCGTGCCGCCGGTTTCGCGCGAGCGCTGGCGGCTCGACGTCTACGGCGCAATCGAGCACCCCGTGTTCTGGACCTTTGCCGAGTTCGCTGCGCAAAAGCAGGACCAGTTCACCTCCGACATTCACTGCGTGACGACCTGGTCGCGCTACGACAATCAGTGGGAAGGGCTTGCGACGCGCGAGCTGCTCGCGGCCTGCCAGCCGCGCGAGGATGCGCGCTTTGTCACGCTCCATTCCTTTGACGGCTACACCACCAACCTCGCGCTGGAAGACTTTGCCGCCGAGGACGCGCTGCTCGCCCATAGCTGGTCAGGCCAGCCGCTGTCGGACGAGCATGGCGGCCCGGTGCGGCTTGTCGTGCCGCATCTCTATTTCTGGAAGAGCGCGAAGTGGCTTCAGGCCATCGAATTCCTGACCGACGACGCGCCGGGTTTCTGGGAAGTCCGCGGCTATCATAACCGCGGCGATCCCTGGGCCGAACAGCGCTATTCAGGCGATTAG